The genomic region CGCCTGGGCGATGCGGTCGAAGAGGGCCGCGGCGGGCAGCGCAGCCACGGCTTGGCCGGTATGCGGGGCAACCAGGGGCAGGGGCGAGCCGCTCTTCACCCGGGCCATGAAGTCGTCGGTGACGGCAACCGAGAGGTTGAAGTTGGCCAGGGCGGTCGGGTCCTCCTTGGCGGCGATGAAGGCCTCGATGTCCGGATGATCCACCCGCAGCACCGCCATGTTGGCGCCCCGCCGGGCCCCGCCCTGCTTGATCGTCTCGGTGGCGATGTCGAAGATGCGCATGAAGGAGACCGGCCCGGAGGAGACCCCCCTGGTGGAGCGCACCTCCGAGCGGGCCGGCCGCAGCCGGGAAAAGGAAAAGCCGGTGCCGCCGCCGCTCTTGTGGATGATGGCGGTGTGCTTGAGGGTCTCGAAGATGTCCTCGATGCTGTCTTCCACCGGCAGAACGAAGCAGGCCGCCAGCTGCCCCAGCCGGCGGCCGGCGTTCATCAGGGTCGGGGAGTTGGGCAGAAAGTCCAGGTCCTCCATGAGCTGGACAAAGCGGTCCTCGGCCGCCGCCACCGCGGCCGCGCCGCCGTACGGCTCGTCCGCCTGGGCTACCGCCCGCGCCACCCGCCGGAACATCTCGCCAGGGGTCTCGATTACCTCGCCCTGGTCATTCTTTCGCAGGTAGCGGCGGCGGAGGACGAACTGGGCATTGGCACTGAGAGCGGTCATGGGGTCGTTTTTGCCTCCAGGCTCAAGAGGAAGCGCTTGCAGGCCAGGCCGCCGGCAAAGCCGCCGTCGCCGCGGGCGGCATTCACCCGATGGCAGGGGATGAAAAGGCCTAGCGGGTTGGCGGCACAGGCGGCGCCCACGGCCCGGGCGGCGGTGGGCCGGCCGATGGCTACGGCGATCTGGCCGTAGGTGGCGGTGGCGCCGTAGGGGATGCGGCGGAGGGCGGCCCAGACTGCCTGTTGCCACGGGGTGCCGGCAGCCAGAAAGGGGCCGCCCACCGGTAGGGAGAAGGCCTGGCGCCGGCCGGCCAGATACTCCTGGCCCTGGTGGTGCAGGTCGGCCAGGATCGGCCAGCCGGCTGCCGCCAGCACCGGCAGGCCGGCAGCGGCAAGCCTCGCCTTCGCCCGGTCGTGGCCCGACTGGGTGAAGCTCAGGTGGCCGATGGCATCCCTTTGGGCCAGGGCATAGACAAAAAAGGCGCCCAGGGGCAGAACAGCGCTGCCCCAGGGACCGGTAGCGGGTGGAAGAAGACGGGTCATGGCTGCCTCCAGCATAGGGTAATCCGAGAAAAAAAGAAGGGTAAAAGCGGCTCGATCCTTTATATTGTGGCGCTTTATCTTCCTGTCCACCACATGTAGTGCCTGATGTCAATGGATGACAAAAGGAACACAAGAACAATGGGATGAGCACAAAAGGTCATTTTCTACTTGATTTTGGCACGACCCTTTGACTATAAGGAGACAGGACAGGCCTGCCTGCAGCGAACGGACCGGACTGTGAAGGAGACTCCATGAGACATCTCGCCCGACGACTGGCCCTATTCCTGGCTATCCTTGCCCTGGTGGTGCCCGGCTTCGCTCCGGCGGCCGGGGCGGCCGCCGCCAAGGC from Thermodesulfobacteriota bacterium harbors:
- a CDS encoding methylated-DNA--[protein]-cysteine S-methyltransferase, producing MTRLLPPATGPWGSAVLPLGAFFVYALAQRDAIGHLSFTQSGHDRAKARLAAAGLPVLAAAGWPILADLHHQGQEYLAGRRQAFSLPVGGPFLAAGTPWQQAVWAALRRIPYGATATYGQIAVAIGRPTAARAVGAACAANPLGLFIPCHRVNAARGDGGFAGGLACKRFLLSLEAKTTP